In Arthrobacter sp. StoSoilB5, one genomic interval encodes:
- a CDS encoding glycine zipper domain-containing protein, translating to MTKKPHRNGRGLFLGAVLGAVVGALLGRLAGSALFGAVLGAVIGAALLYRVNPGPWNRE from the coding sequence ATGACCAAGAAACCGCACCGCAACGGTAGGGGCCTTTTCCTCGGGGCCGTGCTTGGCGCCGTCGTCGGGGCACTGTTGGGCCGCCTCGCCGGGAGTGCACTGTTCGGGGCGGTTCTTGGCGCCGTCATCGGAGCCGCTTTGCTGTACCGGGTGAACCCCGGCCCCTGGAACCGGGAGTAA
- the dusB gene encoding tRNA dihydrouridine synthase DusB encodes MTVVATPPAPKLELPPLQLGGITVDTPVILAPMAGITNSAFRRLCREYGGGLYVAEMVTSRALVERTPESLRIISHDEDEKVRSVQLYGVDPVTVGAAVRMLVEEDRADHIDLNFGCPVPKVTRRGGGSALPWKIDLFTAIVQTAVKEASKGGIPLTIKMRKGIDEDHLTYLDAGRIARDSGVAAVALHGRTAAQFYSGQADWSAIARLREALPDIPVLGNGDIWSAEDAVRMVRETGVDGVVVGRGCQGRPWLFGDLQAAFEGSDQRHRPGLREVAEGVYRHAELMVETFGNDEYKALREIRKHMAWYFKGYVVGGELRAKLATVPTLEVLRELLGELDTDLPYPGIDSEGPRGRAGSPKKPALPKDWLMSRQLNAEQSAEISAAELDVSGG; translated from the coding sequence GTGACTGTAGTAGCAACGCCCCCTGCCCCAAAGCTTGAGCTTCCGCCTTTGCAGCTCGGTGGGATCACCGTGGACACTCCCGTGATCCTTGCCCCCATGGCGGGCATTACCAACTCCGCCTTCCGCAGGCTCTGCCGTGAATATGGTGGTGGCCTGTACGTGGCCGAGATGGTGACCTCGCGTGCGCTGGTGGAACGGACTCCGGAATCGTTGCGCATCATCTCCCATGATGAGGACGAGAAAGTCCGTTCCGTGCAGCTCTACGGTGTTGACCCCGTAACCGTCGGCGCAGCAGTCCGCATGCTCGTCGAGGAAGACCGCGCTGACCACATCGACCTCAACTTCGGCTGCCCGGTGCCCAAGGTCACCCGCCGCGGCGGCGGTTCCGCGCTGCCGTGGAAGATCGATCTTTTTACGGCCATCGTGCAGACCGCGGTGAAGGAAGCCTCCAAGGGCGGCATCCCGCTCACCATCAAGATGCGCAAGGGCATTGACGAGGATCACCTGACGTACCTCGACGCCGGCCGCATCGCCCGCGATTCCGGCGTGGCCGCCGTCGCCCTCCACGGTCGGACGGCTGCGCAGTTCTACTCCGGCCAGGCAGACTGGTCCGCCATCGCCCGCCTTCGTGAGGCCTTGCCCGACATTCCGGTGCTGGGCAATGGCGATATCTGGTCGGCGGAGGACGCGGTCCGCATGGTTCGGGAAACCGGTGTGGACGGCGTCGTTGTGGGCCGTGGCTGCCAGGGCCGTCCGTGGTTGTTCGGTGATCTCCAAGCAGCGTTCGAAGGCAGCGACCAGCGCCACCGTCCGGGCCTGCGGGAAGTTGCCGAGGGCGTCTACCGGCATGCGGAACTCATGGTGGAAACCTTCGGTAACGACGAATACAAGGCACTCCGGGAAATTCGCAAGCACATGGCCTGGTACTTCAAGGGTTATGTGGTGGGTGGGGAGCTTCGCGCCAAACTTGCCACCGTGCCCACGCTCGAGGTCCTTCGTGAACTCCTTGGAGAGCTGGACACGGACTTGCCCTATCCGGGCATCGATTCCGAGGGGCCGCGAGGCCGTGCCGGTTCTCCTAAGAAGCCCGCCCTGCCCAAGGACTGGCTCATGAGCCGTCAGCTGAACGCGGAACAGAGTGCCGAAATCTCCGCAGCAGAGCTGGACGTGTCAGGAGGCTAG
- a CDS encoding DUF2156 domain-containing protein — MSAAVGYRGTVRGLATARRLPLTLGLVLFIWVVGAVSGSLLAGPNETLLEQVGLGLALDPGPAWSMFTSSFFATSLLDYLACTVMVLLGVGIAERTIGPWLALAAFVFGSALSAVVLMGLVAFGTDNSDQWLSFLGGEYVVGAYGGAAAALGCSTAALEALWRRRLRTWLLAATLMFALFVGVAQTLQALAGAVIGIVAGWAVQALVLRRRAGSLHSSSLRETRFLVGTVVGVFALGPLLTQLTGTLEVGPLSVVSEVMLQASPSVDEVQEACDNDKSCVTLQSVVGVQSFGATILTLIPVLLLLVCAEGLRRGRRLAYRLTLVIQLYLAFVTILAIVQYVTDPEVTLGNDDIGYLLLYAVPAVLAPLIIAVLLLVNRHKFRVESSDAGYRVLGRTTLIMAAVAVALYVVFWFVEGNPARSSLWDLAGQLTHILVPFPVPFVVELPQGLLSTVLYGLGGDVIWLCILLMVLNNFQRFRMLANDPAADLGHTRELLHNGGGSLSWMALWDNNQYWFTPDRRAGLAYQVHNGVALTVAGPFGAREHHTEAATGFLAHCAALGLTPCFYSATAELDEALLPRGFRKLEVAEETLLNIQAMTFKGKEWQNVRTALNRAEKLSIKDYWYHYAQMPPGIRAQLAEISEEWVADKALPEMGFTLGGLDELKDPEVMCCVAVDDDGLVHGVTSWLPVFTDGVVSGWTLDFMRRRTTGFKGVMEFLIASAVNHFKDDVPRISLSGSPLANAGAGTGDGDDHSALDRVLAVLGNALEPMYGFKSLAAFKSRFQPEHRTLYMYYRDPLALPSIGLAVGSAYLPGLSPSQSAGLLRQMVAREPAA, encoded by the coding sequence ATGAGTGCGGCTGTGGGATATAGGGGCACTGTTCGCGGCCTGGCGACCGCACGGCGGCTACCCCTGACTTTGGGACTAGTGCTGTTCATTTGGGTTGTGGGCGCAGTTTCCGGGAGCCTTCTCGCCGGCCCGAACGAGACACTTCTGGAACAGGTCGGCCTGGGTTTGGCACTGGATCCGGGCCCGGCATGGTCAATGTTCACGTCATCCTTCTTTGCAACATCCTTGCTCGACTACCTGGCCTGCACTGTGATGGTCCTGCTGGGCGTGGGTATCGCCGAGCGGACCATTGGTCCTTGGCTGGCACTTGCAGCATTTGTCTTCGGTTCTGCCCTGAGCGCCGTGGTGCTGATGGGGCTGGTTGCCTTTGGGACGGACAACAGCGACCAATGGCTGAGTTTCCTGGGTGGCGAATATGTTGTGGGCGCTTACGGTGGTGCCGCCGCTGCGTTGGGATGTTCGACGGCGGCACTTGAGGCATTGTGGCGTCGCCGCCTTCGGACCTGGTTGCTGGCCGCCACGCTCATGTTCGCGTTGTTTGTAGGGGTCGCCCAAACACTCCAGGCCCTTGCTGGCGCTGTCATCGGCATTGTGGCTGGCTGGGCCGTCCAGGCTCTGGTACTGCGGCGCCGTGCAGGCTCCCTTCATTCTTCGAGTCTTCGTGAGACCCGGTTCCTGGTGGGCACAGTGGTGGGTGTGTTCGCCCTTGGCCCCTTGCTCACGCAGTTAACGGGCACTTTGGAGGTCGGGCCGCTGTCTGTGGTGTCCGAAGTAATGCTCCAAGCAAGCCCCAGCGTGGATGAAGTACAGGAAGCCTGCGATAACGACAAGAGCTGCGTCACCCTGCAGAGCGTGGTGGGCGTGCAGAGTTTTGGCGCAACCATCCTGACACTGATCCCTGTGCTCTTGCTGCTGGTCTGTGCTGAAGGGCTGCGCCGCGGGCGTCGCCTCGCCTATCGGCTGACCCTCGTCATCCAGCTGTACCTGGCGTTCGTGACGATCCTGGCAATCGTGCAGTACGTGACGGATCCGGAAGTGACCCTTGGAAATGACGACATCGGTTACCTGTTGCTCTATGCCGTTCCAGCTGTCCTGGCGCCCCTGATCATCGCGGTCCTGCTGCTGGTTAACCGCCACAAATTCCGCGTGGAATCCAGCGACGCCGGATACCGGGTACTGGGCAGGACAACCCTCATCATGGCTGCTGTAGCGGTGGCCCTGTACGTGGTCTTCTGGTTCGTGGAGGGCAACCCGGCCCGCTCATCGCTGTGGGACCTGGCAGGCCAACTGACCCACATCCTTGTCCCCTTCCCTGTTCCGTTCGTCGTTGAACTGCCGCAGGGACTGCTGAGCACTGTTCTCTACGGACTGGGTGGGGACGTCATCTGGCTCTGCATCCTGTTGATGGTGCTGAACAATTTCCAGCGGTTCCGGATGTTGGCAAATGACCCTGCCGCGGATCTGGGACACACCCGCGAATTGCTTCACAATGGCGGCGGCAGCCTGTCCTGGATGGCCTTATGGGACAACAACCAATACTGGTTCACCCCGGACAGAAGGGCAGGCCTTGCCTATCAGGTGCACAACGGAGTGGCCCTGACTGTGGCGGGTCCGTTCGGGGCCCGCGAGCACCACACAGAGGCCGCAACAGGCTTCCTGGCCCATTGCGCGGCCCTGGGCCTCACACCGTGCTTCTATTCGGCCACAGCGGAGCTTGACGAGGCCCTCCTACCCCGCGGCTTCCGCAAACTGGAGGTAGCGGAAGAAACCCTGCTGAATATCCAGGCCATGACGTTCAAGGGCAAGGAATGGCAGAACGTCAGGACCGCCTTGAACAGGGCTGAGAAGCTGTCCATCAAGGACTACTGGTACCACTATGCGCAGATGCCGCCCGGGATCCGGGCACAACTGGCAGAGATCTCGGAGGAGTGGGTGGCGGACAAGGCCCTCCCCGAGATGGGGTTCACGTTGGGCGGACTCGATGAACTGAAGGATCCCGAAGTCATGTGTTGCGTGGCAGTGGATGACGACGGCCTGGTCCATGGCGTAACAAGCTGGCTACCGGTTTTCACAGATGGCGTGGTATCGGGTTGGACGTTGGATTTCATGCGCCGCCGAACCACCGGGTTCAAAGGAGTCATGGAATTCCTGATCGCCTCTGCCGTGAATCACTTCAAGGACGACGTTCCCCGGATCTCGCTGTCAGGGTCCCCGCTGGCCAACGCCGGAGCCGGGACGGGCGATGGTGACGACCACAGCGCTTTGGACCGGGTCCTGGCCGTGCTGGGCAATGCGCTGGAGCCCATGTACGGCTTCAAGTCGCTGGCAGCTTTCAAGTCGAGATTCCAGCCCGAGCACCGCACCCTGTACATGTATTACCGGGACCCGTTGGCGTTGCCGTCCATTGGTCTTGCCGTTGGCTCCGCGTACTTGCCGGGGCTCTCCCCCTCACAGAGCGCCGGTTTGCTGCGGCAAATGGTGGCCCGGGAGCCCGCCGCGTGA
- the dnaG gene encoding DNA primase yields the protein MAGLIKREDIDEVRQRTDIKEVVDGYVTLKSAGLGSFKGLCPFHDERSPSFTVRPQVGRYHCFGCGEDGDAISFVQKMDHSSFHEAVEKLAARIGYELRYEDGGTGPSREEVGKRQRLLDAHKIADEFFRAQLLTPGAAEGRNFLDGRGFDRAAAEHFGVGYAPQGWDALLKHLRGRGFTDAELRLTGMFSEGNRGIYDRFRGRLIWPIRDIAGDTIGFGARKLYEDDQGPKYLNTPETTLYKKSQVLYGIDIAKRNIAKVRQLVVVEGYTDVMACHLAGVTTAVATCGTAFGTEHIKIARRLLSDDGTGGEVVFTFDGDAAGQKAALRAFEEDQRFVAQTYVAVEPTGADPCDLRQLKGDAAVRELIDSRKPLFEFAIRASLRRHNLDTVEGRVAALREAAPVVAQIRDSGIRPAYTRELAGWLGMPIEEVSRYVGAAAKRAASGGSAPGATEQPTTTPAAPPSNGQVFNRPDPRDPVAGMERQALEVVLQEPSVLGDGAWERFEASHFATPAYAAVHAAVRATGLAHAADPVAWVEHIRQEVPEPLRPLVSELAVTPLPASTPEAMQRYCRDILARLFELQITRIKADKMGQLQRLDATAFPEEFQRLNRELMVLEMQRRALRSDS from the coding sequence GTGGCTGGCTTGATCAAACGTGAAGATATCGACGAAGTACGCCAGCGCACGGATATCAAGGAAGTCGTTGACGGTTACGTCACGCTCAAGAGCGCCGGCCTGGGAAGTTTCAAGGGCCTGTGCCCCTTCCACGACGAACGCTCACCATCCTTCACAGTCCGCCCGCAGGTGGGCAGGTACCACTGCTTTGGCTGCGGCGAGGACGGGGATGCCATCTCCTTCGTCCAGAAAATGGACCACAGCTCCTTCCATGAGGCAGTCGAAAAGCTCGCTGCCAGGATCGGCTATGAACTCCGTTATGAGGACGGCGGCACGGGCCCAAGCCGCGAAGAAGTGGGCAAGCGGCAGCGCCTGCTGGACGCCCACAAAATCGCGGACGAATTCTTCCGCGCCCAACTGCTGACTCCCGGTGCCGCCGAGGGCCGGAACTTCCTCGACGGCAGGGGCTTTGACCGCGCGGCCGCCGAGCACTTCGGTGTGGGCTATGCACCGCAGGGCTGGGACGCACTCCTCAAGCACCTGCGCGGCCGTGGGTTTACCGACGCTGAACTGAGGCTTACAGGCATGTTTTCCGAAGGAAACCGGGGTATCTACGACCGTTTCCGTGGCCGGCTGATCTGGCCCATCCGGGACATCGCGGGCGACACCATCGGCTTCGGCGCCCGCAAGCTCTACGAGGACGACCAGGGCCCAAAGTACCTGAACACCCCCGAAACCACGCTCTACAAGAAGTCCCAGGTCCTCTACGGGATCGACATCGCCAAGCGGAACATCGCCAAGGTCCGGCAGTTGGTGGTGGTTGAGGGGTACACGGACGTCATGGCCTGCCACTTGGCCGGAGTCACGACGGCGGTGGCCACCTGCGGGACGGCGTTCGGCACCGAACACATCAAGATCGCCCGGCGCCTGCTTTCGGACGACGGCACCGGGGGAGAAGTGGTCTTCACCTTCGACGGAGACGCTGCCGGCCAGAAGGCCGCCCTCCGCGCCTTCGAGGAGGACCAGCGATTTGTCGCGCAAACGTACGTCGCAGTAGAGCCCACTGGCGCTGATCCGTGTGATCTTCGGCAACTCAAGGGCGACGCCGCAGTACGTGAACTCATCGATAGCAGGAAGCCCCTGTTCGAGTTCGCCATCCGGGCATCGCTCCGGAGGCACAACCTGGACACCGTGGAAGGTCGCGTCGCGGCGTTGCGGGAAGCCGCGCCCGTTGTGGCGCAAATCCGCGACTCCGGCATCCGGCCCGCCTATACGCGCGAACTCGCTGGCTGGTTGGGCATGCCTATTGAGGAAGTCAGCCGCTACGTTGGGGCGGCAGCCAAGCGCGCGGCTTCCGGCGGTAGTGCGCCCGGCGCTACGGAACAACCCACGACGACGCCGGCAGCCCCGCCGTCGAACGGCCAGGTGTTCAATCGTCCCGACCCGCGGGACCCCGTGGCAGGGATGGAGCGCCAAGCGCTGGAAGTCGTCCTGCAGGAGCCCTCAGTCCTGGGTGACGGTGCCTGGGAGCGTTTCGAGGCTTCCCATTTTGCTACGCCGGCATATGCGGCGGTGCATGCAGCCGTACGTGCCACAGGGCTGGCACACGCGGCTGATCCGGTGGCATGGGTGGAGCACATCCGGCAGGAAGTTCCGGAGCCCTTGCGGCCCTTGGTTTCCGAGCTGGCCGTCACTCCCTTGCCGGCCAGTACTCCGGAGGCCATGCAACGGTATTGCCGGGACATTTTGGCGAGGCTTTTCGAACTGCAGATCACGCGCATCAAAGCTGACAAGATGGGCCAGCTGCAGCGCCTTGACGCAACTGCATTTCCGGAGGAATTCCAGCGCCTGAACCGCGAACTGATGGTGCTGGAAATGCAGCGCCGCGCTCTCCGTTCGGACTCCTGA
- a CDS encoding YibE/F family protein translates to MGHGHSHGHTEGSEPTPQAIASRKRANWLLAAVLVPLGVLTVIAMMVMWPSGSREGISFASPYQAAPGVTFDTGKIQSVVQESCTQTGQSTQGQTGTSQTDPGQTVQGQSGGSDCTFAFTQPDKGGSPVKVVINPDVAKSHGVDVGDSIRYLNLSGVQGAAQGNGSPSYVFVDFVRSLPIALLAILYAVVVIAVARWRGFRALLGLVGAYAVLVSFILPGLVEGKPPLMLALVGSTVIMIGVLYFAHGFSARTSTALLGTIFGLGITALLAAWATDAANLAGVGDHDAATLINMSDKISISGIILCGLIISGLGVLNDVTITQSSAVWELYELAPNTSARKLFSSAMRIGRDHIASTVYTIAFAYAGAALPILIIVMLYDRPLAEALTSAELSEEVIRTLVGSIGLVLAIPVTTLIAVLVVKATGVKSATLAARSVDPDDVEDTGALAAAAAVVGSDREETLDGGARPARPGSRRAKREAERRGDRADPAP, encoded by the coding sequence ATGGGTCACGGACACTCCCACGGTCACACTGAAGGTTCCGAGCCAACGCCACAGGCAATTGCGTCCCGGAAGCGCGCCAACTGGCTGTTGGCTGCGGTACTGGTACCGCTTGGCGTGCTCACGGTCATCGCCATGATGGTCATGTGGCCCTCGGGCAGCCGGGAGGGAATCTCGTTCGCGAGTCCCTACCAGGCTGCCCCGGGAGTCACGTTCGACACCGGAAAGATCCAGAGTGTGGTGCAGGAAAGCTGCACACAAACTGGGCAGTCCACGCAAGGGCAGACGGGAACCAGCCAAACGGACCCAGGCCAAACAGTTCAAGGCCAGTCCGGCGGATCCGACTGCACCTTTGCCTTTACCCAGCCGGACAAGGGCGGGAGCCCCGTCAAGGTGGTGATCAACCCGGACGTCGCCAAGTCCCATGGCGTGGATGTGGGGGACTCCATCCGATACCTGAACCTCTCCGGTGTCCAAGGCGCAGCGCAAGGCAACGGCTCGCCGTCGTACGTTTTCGTGGATTTCGTGCGGAGCCTGCCGATCGCCCTGCTGGCCATCCTCTATGCGGTGGTAGTGATCGCCGTGGCGCGCTGGCGCGGCTTCCGGGCGCTCCTTGGCTTGGTGGGTGCCTATGCAGTGCTGGTCAGCTTCATCCTGCCGGGACTTGTGGAGGGGAAGCCGCCACTCATGCTGGCTTTGGTTGGTTCCACTGTGATCATGATCGGGGTCCTGTACTTCGCCCATGGATTCTCGGCAAGGACCTCCACGGCCCTGTTGGGGACCATCTTCGGCCTGGGCATTACGGCGCTGTTGGCGGCATGGGCAACCGACGCTGCCAACCTTGCGGGCGTAGGCGACCACGACGCCGCGACGCTGATAAATATGTCGGACAAGATTTCCATCTCCGGCATCATCCTGTGCGGCCTCATCATCTCAGGCCTCGGTGTTCTCAACGACGTCACCATTACACAATCCTCGGCCGTTTGGGAGCTCTACGAACTGGCCCCGAATACCAGCGCCCGCAAGCTGTTTTCCTCGGCGATGCGGATTGGCCGCGACCACATCGCTTCCACCGTTTACACCATCGCCTTCGCGTACGCTGGCGCGGCCCTTCCGATCCTCATCATCGTGATGCTTTACGACCGCCCACTCGCCGAGGCCCTGACCAGCGCGGAGTTGTCCGAAGAAGTCATCCGGACACTGGTGGGCTCCATCGGCCTGGTGTTGGCCATTCCCGTTACTACGCTGATTGCCGTGCTCGTGGTCAAGGCGACAGGCGTGAAGAGTGCCACACTGGCGGCACGCTCCGTCGACCCGGACGACGTCGAGGACACTGGTGCGCTCGCCGCTGCGGCCGCCGTCGTCGGTTCTGACCGCGAGGAAACGCTCGACGGCGGAGCCCGGCCTGCGCGGCCGGGGAGCCGCCGTGCCAAGAGGGAAGCGGAGCGGCGCGGCGACAGGGCAGACCCGGCGCCGTAG
- a CDS encoding alpha/beta hydrolase-fold protein has product MKGLLEIEISGPVVMTIAVVIGVGLFLLLFLRPSSRWIITAVVGIVVTAVLGWFTVWIVEDVLDVFHVGLTPRVWFWVITGFAALGLAVVSFRHSPRWRKVAAALSIPVFLLVTALGVNMEFGLNKTLGSALGISTEEAIQLSKPDPDAPLPAGPLWQNWKPPANMPTKGEVGTQVIPASASGFNARPAGIYLPPAALTENPPRLPLFVLMMGQPGLPDPQYVSSALDEFAVKNNGLAPIAIVADQIGPEQDDTLCLDTAKYGNVEKYINVDVVNWAKANLNILPDRDHWSIAGYSNGGQCAISFALKYPTLWGNVVDISGEEFPGAEDPAGNLAEIFGGNQAAYDAQKPINIMKGKHFPDTTAVFTVGSDDVTYVAAAKAVSAAARASGMTVTYYEVPNGGHVGIALNAGLAKGFEVLYPRLGLSP; this is encoded by the coding sequence ATGAAAGGCCTCCTGGAAATCGAGATCAGCGGCCCGGTGGTCATGACGATAGCCGTCGTCATCGGCGTCGGGCTGTTCCTGTTGCTGTTCCTCAGGCCGTCATCGCGCTGGATCATCACCGCGGTGGTTGGCATTGTGGTGACAGCGGTGCTGGGCTGGTTTACGGTCTGGATCGTAGAGGATGTCCTGGACGTCTTCCACGTGGGCCTGACACCTCGCGTGTGGTTCTGGGTGATCACCGGCTTTGCTGCCCTTGGATTGGCGGTGGTCAGTTTTCGCCACAGTCCGCGATGGCGGAAGGTGGCGGCGGCACTATCCATCCCGGTATTCCTCCTGGTCACTGCGCTTGGCGTCAACATGGAGTTTGGCCTCAACAAGACGCTTGGTTCAGCGCTGGGAATTTCCACCGAGGAAGCCATCCAGCTGAGCAAGCCGGACCCGGACGCTCCCCTCCCGGCCGGGCCGCTCTGGCAGAACTGGAAACCGCCCGCAAACATGCCAACCAAGGGCGAGGTGGGAACGCAGGTCATTCCAGCCTCCGCCTCGGGTTTCAATGCCCGCCCTGCCGGGATCTACCTGCCGCCTGCGGCCCTTACGGAGAACCCTCCACGTTTGCCGTTGTTTGTCCTCATGATGGGCCAGCCGGGGCTTCCGGACCCCCAGTACGTTTCGTCCGCATTGGACGAATTTGCCGTGAAGAACAACGGCCTGGCACCCATCGCGATCGTGGCCGACCAGATCGGACCTGAGCAAGACGACACCCTGTGCCTGGACACAGCCAAGTACGGAAACGTGGAAAAGTACATCAACGTTGACGTGGTGAACTGGGCCAAAGCGAACCTGAACATCCTCCCGGACCGCGACCATTGGAGCATTGCCGGATACTCGAACGGTGGGCAGTGCGCCATCTCCTTCGCCCTCAAATACCCCACCTTGTGGGGCAACGTGGTGGATATCTCCGGCGAGGAGTTCCCCGGCGCGGAGGACCCCGCGGGCAACCTGGCCGAGATCTTTGGCGGCAACCAGGCAGCGTATGACGCCCAGAAGCCCATCAACATCATGAAGGGCAAACACTTTCCTGATACCACTGCCGTTTTCACCGTGGGCTCGGATGACGTGACATATGTGGCAGCTGCAAAGGCTGTCTCGGCAGCGGCGCGTGCTTCCGGCATGACGGTGACGTACTACGAGGTGCCAAATGGCGGACACGTGGGCATCGCGTTGAACGCTGGCCTGGCCAAGGGCTTCGAGGTGCTGTATCCGAGACTTGGCTTGTCCCCATAG
- a CDS encoding deoxyguanosinetriphosphate triphosphohydrolase, with protein sequence MGTEAMLGRTGTPHDYVLAIPGYTEADSARWVEEPRKTNYRSDFERDRARVLHSSALRRLGAKTQVVAPDTDDFVRTRLTHSLEVAQVGRELGRSLGCDPDVVDTACLSHDLGHPPFGHNGESALNEVAHTIGGFEGNAQTLRLLTRLEPKVLAEDGRPAGLNLTRASLDAASKYPWSAVDAPVIHGHRTSKFGAYEDDLPVFEWLREGAPGNRSCIEAQVMDLADDISYSVHDVEDAIVAGHFQLKWMENPDHRARVVGYTKQWYLPHNDPADIDAALARLEATKVWVREADGSRKSMAALKDMTSQLIGRFCQSAMETTRDHFGPANLTRYGAELMVPEDTVTEIAVLKGLATTFVISTDHRQPVYERQREVLHALVGVLNATGDRHLEPMFAADWRDAADDGARLRVVIDQVASLTDGSALAMYERLVGSLPSLW encoded by the coding sequence ATGGGAACCGAAGCGATGCTGGGCCGCACTGGAACGCCGCACGACTACGTGCTGGCCATTCCGGGCTACACCGAAGCGGATTCTGCGCGGTGGGTGGAAGAGCCGCGAAAGACCAACTACCGCTCCGACTTTGAACGCGACCGGGCACGGGTGCTCCATTCCTCGGCCTTGCGGCGGCTGGGTGCCAAAACGCAGGTTGTTGCTCCGGACACGGACGATTTCGTTCGCACCCGGCTGACGCACAGCCTCGAGGTTGCCCAGGTGGGCCGTGAGCTTGGCCGTTCGCTGGGCTGCGACCCGGACGTCGTGGATACCGCGTGCCTGAGCCACGATCTCGGCCATCCACCGTTCGGCCACAACGGTGAGTCAGCCCTGAACGAAGTGGCACATACTATTGGCGGCTTCGAGGGCAACGCGCAAACACTGAGGTTGTTGACGCGCCTTGAACCGAAAGTCCTTGCCGAGGACGGCAGGCCCGCCGGGCTCAACCTGACCCGCGCCAGCCTGGATGCCGCGTCCAAGTACCCGTGGTCCGCCGTCGACGCCCCCGTCATCCATGGCCACCGCACCAGCAAGTTTGGTGCATATGAGGACGATCTTCCCGTGTTCGAGTGGCTACGGGAGGGCGCTCCGGGCAACCGCTCCTGCATTGAGGCCCAGGTGATGGACCTTGCGGACGATATTTCCTACTCGGTCCATGACGTTGAGGACGCGATCGTTGCTGGCCATTTCCAATTGAAGTGGATGGAAAATCCGGACCACCGCGCCCGCGTGGTGGGCTACACCAAGCAGTGGTACCTCCCGCACAACGATCCTGCTGACATCGATGCTGCCCTTGCCCGGCTTGAGGCCACCAAGGTGTGGGTCCGCGAGGCCGACGGCAGCCGAAAGTCCATGGCTGCGCTGAAGGACATGACCAGCCAGCTCATCGGCCGGTTCTGCCAAAGCGCCATGGAAACCACCAGGGACCATTTTGGCCCTGCCAACCTGACCCGCTACGGCGCGGAACTGATGGTCCCGGAGGACACTGTGACGGAGATCGCCGTCCTCAAGGGCCTGGCTACTACGTTCGTCATTTCCACGGACCACCGCCAGCCCGTGTACGAACGCCAGCGCGAAGTGCTGCATGCCCTGGTGGGCGTCCTGAACGCCACAGGTGACCGCCACCTTGAGCCGATGTTCGCTGCTGACTGGCGTGACGCGGCCGACGACGGTGCGCGTCTGCGGGTAGTGATTGACCAGGTGGCGTCGCTGACGGATGGGTCTGCGTTAGCCATGTACGAGCGCCTGGTGGGGAGCCTGCCGTCGCTCTGGTAG